A window of Flavobacterium flavigenum contains these coding sequences:
- a CDS encoding alpha-2-macroglobulin family protein: MKKGLFLVLYVFFIFQSCGRKSAADFNSDFSLFKDYIVSFTGGIVSSDSDIRVVLAFDKNDWKPNQELDDDLFDISPSVSGKVVALSTSTLAFIPEKKLKPGTEYQVTLNLDKLTAIPKEKEEQLSKFNFTVKTVKQDFTINTADIQSYSKEYQYLNCVLKTADNIDLETAKKLVEAKQKGNDLKIKFDRNPASGKEFHFIIDSIQRYSEATNLEIIYDGDDFDIDQKGQIDFPITGINEFKVIKVEVPDGNNQSVVINFSEPLEKGQDFAGLVSIQNTNNLKFSTQGNLLKVYFTNQNAPKKEEAIPVVVEEPVYAAADTAAVAVDSASVVVDSAAAAVEEVEVVEEVAEPEPEQVITGELLLEVFQGIESQYGKKLEANYSEKISFDQIKPNVRFIKNGTILPSSNNLKLNFEAVNLSAVDVKVYKIYKNNILQFLQYNELNGAQNLKKVAQPIAKTTLNLKESTLVNLTKWNTYALDLSKIIKPEPGAIYRVEFEYKRKYSLYKCNSSDEDSNQEEEEEVDENDVNYSGNSYDDYYYDDYDWRESQDPCSGSYYYNAKIATNILATDLGVIAKRGENKSYLFAVNNIVTTEPVSNAKVDLYNFQQQKITSGSTDSDGIASFQLDKFAYFAIVTLGDQSTYVKLDDGLSLSVSNFDVAGETLQKGLKGFIYGERGVWRPGDNLYLSFILNDVSNKLPKSHPIKFRLNDPNGKTVYQTVQKTNELNHYAFIVPTNSEAPTGNWEAMVSVGGAKFYKSIKIETIKPNRLKIKNTFSRKTLSSSYPNTDNLEVTWLHGAIAKNLNVEMQAKFSQQATTFKGYEKYTFDDLARQFSTEEINVFSGKLNESGKASVNIQPRLQGQAPGMLRASFITKVYEEGGDFSTDVMSTTYSPYKTYVGIKSPEPNKYGMLETRTNNRFEVVTVDESGRPKSVRNLEVRIYKVEWRWWWDSSSDNLSNYNSSNATTSYKSTIINTDSSGKGSFQFALSDEEWGRYLIRVEDQQDGHATSLTVNIDWPIWSGKTRNRDASTANMLVFSTDKKNYAVGEKAQISFPSSEGGRALISIENGSRVVQTIWAETKKGETKVEVPITGEMAPNVYFNITLLQPHASTKNDSPIRMYGIVPIEVVDKNTILAPTINMPDVLRPEQPFTVKVGEKTGKAMTYTIAVVDEGLLDLTRFKTPNAWDSFYVREALGVKTWDIYDDVIGAYGGKINQIFSIGGDQDLGGGKAKKANRFKPVVLYYGPFKLGKGETKSHQLKLPKYIGSVRTMVVAGDANTSAYGSVEKATPVKSPLMVLASLPRKISPSEKVTLPVTVFATENKIKNVSVQVKTSNGLKVVGSAVQRLNFKQPDEKMAYFNLVVGSATGIAKVQVIATSGSEKSVYDVEIDMTNPNPVTSTFTDVVLTPNSTKTISWKTFGIAGSNKARLEVSSMPSMNLNGRLQFLIQYPHGCVEQTTSSVFPQLYLGDVADIDAKRKDLIQKNIAAGIARLGNFQLSNGGLPYWQGNAIADDWGTSYAGHFLIEAEKKGYILPINFKSKWLSYQQREAKQWRFEPKYGNDLAQAYRLYTLALAGNADLSAMNRLRETKGISNESMLRLAAAYVLAGQKSAGQSLFLRTSIDGSSDGYSYYYYGSSERNRAMALETMILLGQKQKAFTTAAKLAKEMSANQWMSTQTTAYCLYAMSKFAVSNGPKGIHIQFSKNGKGETINTGKSVADRSLSVASGANSITLKNNKANTVYVRVLNTGILPIGKENAVQSDVTASIVFKNRKGSVINVSKINQGTEFVAEVTIKNQRGESVQNVALSQILPSGFEIVNTRFTDYGDAVNNIADYIDIRDDRTNFYFGMKARETKVFRILLNASYLGNYYLPGLQCEAMYDNTFLARTKGFWVEVVK; this comes from the coding sequence GTGAAAAAAGGATTATTTCTAGTACTTTATGTTTTTTTTATTTTTCAATCCTGCGGAAGAAAATCAGCTGCAGATTTTAATTCCGATTTTTCACTATTTAAAGACTATATAGTCAGTTTTACCGGAGGAATTGTTTCTTCAGATTCTGATATTCGTGTGGTTTTGGCTTTTGATAAAAACGACTGGAAACCGAATCAGGAACTGGATGACGATTTGTTTGATATTTCACCAAGTGTTAGCGGGAAAGTGGTAGCGCTTTCTACAAGTACTTTAGCTTTTATTCCGGAGAAAAAACTAAAGCCGGGAACAGAATATCAGGTTACTTTAAATTTAGATAAGCTGACGGCAATTCCGAAAGAGAAAGAAGAGCAACTTTCAAAATTCAACTTTACAGTTAAGACTGTTAAACAGGATTTTACTATAAATACGGCTGATATCCAGTCCTATAGCAAAGAATATCAATACTTAAACTGTGTTTTAAAAACGGCTGACAATATTGATCTGGAAACGGCGAAAAAACTAGTTGAAGCTAAACAGAAAGGAAATGATCTTAAAATTAAATTTGATAGAAATCCGGCTTCTGGCAAAGAGTTTCATTTTATAATTGACAGTATCCAGCGTTATTCTGAAGCTACAAATCTGGAAATTATTTATGACGGGGATGATTTTGATATCGATCAAAAAGGACAAATCGATTTTCCGATTACCGGTATTAATGAGTTTAAAGTTATAAAGGTTGAAGTTCCTGATGGTAATAACCAGTCGGTTGTAATCAATTTTTCTGAACCTTTAGAAAAAGGACAGGATTTTGCAGGATTGGTTTCGATTCAAAATACTAATAATCTGAAGTTTTCTACTCAGGGAAATTTACTGAAAGTTTATTTTACGAATCAAAATGCCCCTAAAAAAGAGGAGGCAATTCCGGTGGTAGTTGAAGAACCGGTTTATGCTGCTGCTGATACTGCTGCCGTTGCAGTAGATTCAGCGTCAGTTGTAGTTGATTCAGCTGCCGCTGCTGTTGAAGAAGTAGAAGTTGTTGAAGAAGTTGCAGAGCCCGAACCCGAGCAAGTTATTACTGGGGAATTATTGTTAGAGGTTTTTCAGGGAATTGAAAGCCAGTACGGTAAAAAACTGGAAGCAAATTACTCAGAGAAAATTTCTTTTGATCAGATAAAACCAAATGTCCGCTTTATTAAAAACGGAACGATTCTGCCAAGTTCAAATAATTTAAAATTGAATTTTGAAGCTGTAAATCTTAGTGCGGTTGATGTAAAGGTTTATAAAATTTATAAAAATAATATTCTGCAGTTTCTTCAGTATAATGAATTAAACGGAGCTCAGAATCTCAAGAAGGTGGCACAACCGATCGCCAAAACAACACTAAACTTAAAAGAAAGTACGCTTGTAAATTTAACCAAATGGAATACGTACGCTTTAGACTTGTCTAAAATTATAAAACCGGAACCGGGTGCAATTTACAGAGTGGAATTTGAGTACAAAAGAAAATATTCGTTATACAAATGTAATAGTTCAGACGAAGATTCAAATCAGGAAGAGGAAGAAGAGGTTGATGAAAATGATGTAAACTACAGCGGTAACTCCTACGACGATTATTACTATGATGATTATGACTGGAGAGAAAGCCAGGATCCATGTTCTGGTTCGTATTATTATAATGCTAAAATTGCAACCAATATTCTCGCGACAGATTTAGGTGTAATTGCAAAGAGAGGCGAAAATAAATCGTATTTATTTGCAGTAAATAATATTGTAACAACAGAGCCGGTTTCGAATGCAAAAGTGGATTTGTATAATTTCCAACAGCAGAAAATTACTAGTGGAAGTACAGATAGTGATGGAATTGCATCTTTTCAACTCGATAAATTCGCTTATTTTGCTATAGTTACTTTAGGAGATCAATCGACTTATGTGAAGCTGGATGACGGACTTTCGTTGTCTGTCAGTAATTTTGATGTTGCCGGTGAGACTTTACAGAAAGGTTTAAAAGGTTTTATTTACGGAGAAAGAGGCGTTTGGCGTCCGGGTGATAATTTGTATTTGTCTTTTATTTTAAATGATGTTTCAAATAAACTTCCGAAATCACATCCAATTAAATTCAGACTGAATGATCCAAACGGAAAAACCGTTTATCAGACCGTTCAAAAAACAAATGAATTAAATCATTATGCGTTTATAGTTCCAACTAATTCAGAAGCACCAACAGGAAACTGGGAAGCTATGGTAAGCGTTGGAGGAGCAAAATTCTATAAGAGTATTAAGATTGAAACGATCAAGCCAAATCGTTTGAAAATCAAAAATACGTTTAGCAGAAAAACACTTTCTTCATCCTATCCAAATACAGATAATCTGGAAGTTACCTGGCTGCACGGAGCCATTGCGAAAAATTTGAATGTAGAAATGCAGGCAAAATTCTCTCAGCAAGCCACAACTTTCAAAGGATATGAAAAATATACTTTTGATGATTTAGCACGTCAGTTTAGTACAGAAGAAATCAATGTTTTCTCAGGAAAATTAAATGAAAGTGGAAAAGCATCAGTTAATATCCAGCCAAGATTACAAGGTCAGGCGCCTGGAATGCTTCGTGCATCCTTCATTACAAAAGTGTATGAAGAAGGAGGTGATTTTAGTACTGATGTAATGTCAACAACTTATTCGCCGTATAAAACCTATGTCGGAATTAAATCGCCGGAGCCTAATAAATATGGCATGCTGGAAACCAGAACCAATAATCGTTTTGAAGTGGTAACGGTTGATGAAAGCGGAAGACCAAAATCGGTTCGTAATCTTGAAGTGAGAATCTATAAAGTAGAATGGAGATGGTGGTGGGATTCTTCGAGTGATAATTTATCAAATTACAATTCGTCGAATGCTACAACATCCTATAAATCCACTATAATAAATACTGATTCCAGCGGAAAAGGAAGCTTCCAGTTTGCTTTATCAGATGAAGAATGGGGACGTTATTTAATTCGTGTGGAAGATCAGCAAGATGGTCATGCTACTTCGTTAACTGTAAATATAGACTGGCCAATCTGGTCTGGGAAAACGCGAAACAGAGATGCTTCTACGGCCAATATGCTGGTTTTTTCTACAGATAAAAAGAATTATGCTGTTGGAGAAAAAGCACAGATTTCTTTCCCTTCAAGTGAAGGCGGACGCGCTTTAATTTCAATCGAAAACGGATCAAGAGTCGTACAGACTATCTGGGCAGAAACTAAAAAAGGAGAAACTAAAGTTGAAGTTCCAATTACCGGAGAAATGGCACCAAATGTATATTTCAATATTACGTTGTTACAGCCTCACGCTTCGACGAAAAACGATTCGCCAATTCGTATGTATGGCATTGTGCCAATTGAAGTGGTAGATAAAAATACCATTTTGGCACCAACGATTAATATGCCGGACGTTTTAAGACCTGAACAGCCATTTACGGTTAAAGTAGGCGAAAAAACAGGTAAAGCAATGACCTATACCATTGCTGTTGTCGATGAAGGACTTTTAGATTTAACCCGTTTTAAAACGCCAAATGCCTGGGATAGTTTCTATGTTCGTGAAGCTTTAGGTGTAAAAACCTGGGACATTTATGATGATGTAATTGGAGCTTACGGCGGAAAAATAAACCAAATTTTCAGTATTGGTGGTGATCAGGATTTAGGCGGCGGAAAAGCGAAGAAAGCCAACCGTTTTAAACCAGTTGTATTGTACTACGGACCATTTAAATTAGGAAAAGGAGAAACCAAATCACATCAGTTAAAACTGCCGAAATACATTGGTTCTGTAAGAACAATGGTTGTGGCGGGAGATGCGAATACAAGTGCTTACGGAAGCGTAGAAAAAGCAACTCCTGTTAAGAGTCCGCTGATGGTATTAGCTTCACTGCCAAGAAAGATTTCACCATCAGAAAAAGTAACGCTTCCGGTAACGGTATTTGCAACTGAAAACAAAATTAAAAATGTTTCCGTTCAGGTAAAAACCAGTAACGGATTAAAAGTTGTTGGAAGCGCTGTTCAGAGACTGAACTTCAAACAGCCGGATGAAAAAATGGCTTATTTTAATCTGGTGGTAGGATCTGCAACCGGAATTGCAAAAGTTCAGGTAATCGCGACATCTGGAAGTGAGAAATCAGTTTACGATGTTGAAATAGATATGACAAATCCGAATCCGGTTACGAGTACTTTTACAGATGTTGTTTTAACACCAAACAGTACTAAGACAATTTCATGGAAAACTTTTGGAATCGCGGGAAGCAATAAAGCAAGATTAGAAGTTTCATCAATGCCATCTATGAACCTGAATGGAAGATTGCAATTTCTGATTCAGTATCCTCATGGTTGTGTAGAGCAGACCACTTCATCAGTTTTTCCACAATTGTATTTGGGAGATGTGGCTGATATCGATGCGAAACGTAAAGATCTGATTCAGAAAAATATTGCTGCAGGAATTGCCAGATTGGGTAATTTCCAATTATCAAACGGAGGTCTGCCGTATTGGCAAGGAAATGCTATTGCAGACGATTGGGGAACTTCTTACGCCGGACATTTCTTAATTGAAGCTGAGAAAAAGGGATATATACTGCCAATAAACTTCAAATCAAAATGGCTTTCATATCAGCAGCGTGAAGCAAAACAATGGCGTTTTGAACCGAAATACGGAAATGATTTAGCTCAGGCGTATCGTCTATATACTTTGGCTTTAGCCGGAAATGCCGATTTATCAGCAATGAACAGATTGAGAGAGACAAAAGGAATTTCGAATGAAAGTATGCTTCGTTTAGCAGCAGCTTATGTTTTGGCTGGACAAAAATCGGCTGGACAAAGTTTGTTTTTACGCACAAGTATCGACGGAAGTTCAGATGGTTATAGCTACTACTATTATGGATCAAGCGAAAGAAACAGAGCGATGGCGCTGGAAACAATGATTCTTTTAGGACAGAAGCAAAAAGCATTTACAACAGCAGCAAAACTGGCAAAAGAAATGTCGGCTAACCAATGGATGAGTACACAAACAACGGCTTATTGCTTGTATGCAATGTCGAAATTTGCGGTGAGCAACGGTCCAAAAGGAATCCATATTCAGTTTAGTAAAAACGGAAAAGGCGAAACAATAAATACAGGTAAATCGGTTGCTGATCGCAGTTTGTCTGTTGCTTCTGGTGCAAATAGTATTACGTTGAAAAACAACAAAGCGAATACAGTTTATGTTCGTGTATTGAATACCGGAATTCTGCCAATCGGAAAAGAAAATGCAGTTCAAAGCGATGTTACGGCTTCTATTGTTTTCAAAAACAGAAAAGGAAGCGTGATCAATGTTTCGAAAATTAATCAGGGAACTGAATTTGTTGCTGAGGTTACGATTAAAAACCAAAGGGGAGAAAGCGTTCAAAATGTAGCGTTATCACAAATTCTGCCTTCTGGATTCGAAATTGTAAATACCCGTTTCACCGATTATGGAGATGCCGTAAATAATATTGCAGATTATATTGATATCCGCGATGACAGAACTAATTTCTATTTCGGAATGAAAGCTCGAGAAACCAAAGTTTTCCGTATTCTGCTAAATGCATCATATTTAGGGAATTATTATCTGCCAGGTTTACAATGTGAAGCGATGTATGATAATACATTTTTGGCAAGAACAAAAGGATTTTGGGTTGAGGTTGTGAAATAA
- the pbpC gene encoding penicillin-binding protein 1C: MKNKLKAFFQRIISWIKKNKIKSALAFLLLLIYYFSIPRTLFKEPYSTVIESQEGELLGAKIARDGQWRFPAQDSVPDKFKKCIVYFEDEYFYKHPGFNPGAMINAFKQNRKAGKVVRGGSTLTQQVIRLSRKGKNRTYFEKIIEIIFATRLELGYSKNEILEMYAAHAPFGGNVVGLEMASWRYFGVQSNQLSWAENAVLAVLPNAPSLIYPGKNQIKLLNKRNRLLLKLHQEGIIDKQTYELSIEEPLPQKPYDLPQIAPHLLQRVAKNEEGTRVKTTIDYALQNRVNQIARYYYNEYKQNEVHNLAILVIDVQSRNVMSYVGNSPADADHQKDVDIIDAPRSTGSILKPLLYGAMLDDGELLPNTLIADIPTQISGYTPQNFNLTFDGAVPAHRALSRSLNIPAVLMLQDFGVNKFYEELQKFKLKNINKTPDHYGLSLILGGAESNLWDLCRTYANLSSTVNYFNKNNGQYRTNEFTELNYKNDFKPDFGSQTNQKNILGAGSIWLTYNAMEEVNRPEGDEAWKFYDSSLKIAWKTGTSFGNRDAWAIGTNSRYVVGVWVGNATGEGRPTLTGVTSSAPILFDVFNLLPRQRWFDTPYSDLAEVEVCRLSGYLAKDNCPKIKQWVSKKGKSTKVCPYHKTVHLDKTEQFQVNSSCESIDNVVTKNWFVLPPVMAWYYKSQHIEYLPLPPFKEGCEGTQTTTMDFIYPKANSKIYLTKDFNSNVQPVILKVAYSERDKELFWYVDDVYKATTKTFHELPITPTSGIHYVTVVDASGNEIRRRIEIVRE, translated from the coding sequence TTGAAAAATAAATTAAAAGCGTTCTTTCAACGCATTATAAGCTGGATTAAAAAGAATAAGATAAAATCAGCACTAGCATTTCTGCTTTTGCTGATTTACTATTTTTCTATACCCCGAACTTTATTCAAAGAACCGTATTCAACCGTAATAGAGAGTCAAGAAGGAGAATTGCTCGGGGCTAAAATCGCCAGAGACGGGCAATGGCGTTTTCCTGCGCAGGATAGCGTTCCGGACAAATTCAAGAAATGCATTGTTTACTTTGAAGACGAATATTTCTATAAACATCCCGGTTTCAATCCCGGTGCAATGATCAATGCTTTTAAACAAAATAGAAAAGCAGGAAAAGTAGTTAGGGGGGGAAGTACGCTGACGCAACAAGTTATCAGGCTTTCGCGAAAAGGAAAAAACAGAACTTATTTCGAAAAAATAATAGAAATTATTTTTGCTACGAGATTAGAATTAGGCTATTCTAAAAACGAAATTCTAGAAATGTATGCGGCACATGCGCCATTTGGAGGAAATGTTGTGGGACTGGAAATGGCTTCATGGCGTTATTTTGGCGTTCAGTCCAATCAATTATCATGGGCAGAAAATGCGGTTTTGGCTGTTTTGCCAAATGCTCCAAGTTTGATTTATCCAGGGAAAAACCAAATAAAGCTATTAAATAAAAGAAACCGACTTTTATTAAAACTCCACCAAGAAGGCATAATCGACAAGCAGACGTACGAACTTTCTATTGAAGAACCATTGCCTCAAAAGCCCTATGATTTGCCACAAATTGCGCCACATTTATTGCAAAGAGTCGCTAAAAATGAAGAAGGAACGAGAGTCAAAACTACAATTGATTATGCTTTACAAAACAGGGTCAATCAAATTGCGCGATATTATTACAATGAATACAAACAGAATGAAGTTCACAATCTGGCGATTTTGGTAATTGATGTTCAGAGTAGAAATGTAATGAGTTATGTTGGAAATTCTCCGGCAGATGCAGATCATCAAAAAGATGTCGATATTATCGATGCGCCAAGAAGTACGGGAAGTATTCTGAAGCCACTTTTATACGGAGCTATGCTGGATGATGGCGAATTATTGCCCAATACTCTAATTGCCGATATTCCAACACAGATTTCGGGTTATACACCTCAAAACTTCAATCTCACTTTTGACGGAGCTGTTCCGGCGCATCGCGCATTGTCTCGTTCGCTAAATATTCCTGCGGTTTTAATGCTTCAGGATTTTGGGGTAAATAAATTTTATGAAGAACTGCAGAAGTTCAAATTAAAGAATATTAATAAAACACCAGATCATTACGGTTTATCGCTAATTTTGGGAGGAGCAGAAAGTAATTTGTGGGATTTGTGTAGAACATATGCGAATCTTTCTTCTACTGTTAATTATTTCAATAAAAATAACGGGCAATATCGAACAAATGAATTTACAGAGCTCAATTATAAAAATGATTTTAAGCCCGACTTTGGTTCACAAACGAATCAAAAGAATATTTTGGGAGCAGGATCAATCTGGCTGACTTACAATGCAATGGAAGAAGTTAACAGGCCAGAAGGGGACGAGGCTTGGAAGTTTTATGACAGTTCGCTTAAAATTGCCTGGAAAACCGGAACCAGTTTCGGAAATCGTGATGCATGGGCAATTGGAACTAATTCAAGATATGTAGTGGGAGTTTGGGTTGGAAATGCAACAGGAGAAGGAAGACCAACTTTGACTGGCGTTACAAGTTCAGCGCCAATTTTGTTTGATGTTTTTAATTTACTGCCAAGACAAAGATGGTTTGATACACCGTACAGTGATTTAGCAGAAGTGGAGGTATGCCGATTAAGTGGTTATCTGGCAAAAGATAATTGCCCGAAAATCAAACAATGGGTTTCTAAGAAAGGGAAATCGACCAAAGTTTGTCCGTATCATAAAACCGTTCATTTAGATAAAACAGAACAGTTTCAGGTAAACAGCAGCTGTGAAAGTATAGATAATGTCGTAACTAAAAACTGGTTCGTTCTGCCTCCGGTTATGGCCTGGTATTATAAAAGTCAGCACATTGAATATTTGCCTTTACCACCTTTTAAAGAAGGCTGCGAAGGAACTCAAACCACAACAATGGATTTTATTTATCCAAAAGCTAATAGCAAAATTTACCTCACTAAGGATTTCAACAGTAATGTACAGCCAGTAATTTTGAAAGTAGCGTATTCGGAAAGAGATAAAGAATTGTTTTGGTATGTCGATGATGTGTATAAAGCAACTACTAAAACATTTCATGAACTGCCCATTACACCAACATCAGGAATACATTATGTGACGGTTGTTGATGCTTCCGGAAATGAAATTAGAAGGAGAATTGAAATTGTGAGGGAATAA